One genomic region from Frateuria soli encodes:
- a CDS encoding Hsp33 family molecular chaperone HslO, giving the protein METVLVEDVLHRFVLERAGVRGVLVRLGAAWREVAGRADYPAPLRELLGQSLAASALLTGNIKLEGALSIELKSSGALRLLFTECTDQGRLRGLARWNDSLPGPLDLAALPGAVMAITIGHAERGQRYQGLVELNQPELAGALENYFRLSEQLPARLLLAADGEHAVGLMLQKLPGEGGHGAVEVEDEDAWDRVLHLTGTLGSEEMLAIAPEQLLYRLYHEETVRMFEPRPLAFGCSCSRERVESMLRSLGRDEVEAALAARDGEIEVICEFCAQRYTFDRIDAEHVLVGGVSADTPTTSQ; this is encoded by the coding sequence GTGGAAACCGTGCTTGTCGAGGACGTGCTGCATCGCTTCGTGCTGGAACGCGCCGGCGTGCGCGGTGTGCTGGTGAGGCTGGGCGCCGCGTGGCGCGAGGTCGCCGGGCGCGCGGATTACCCGGCGCCGCTGCGGGAACTGCTGGGCCAGAGCCTGGCTGCGAGCGCGCTGCTGACCGGCAACATCAAGCTGGAAGGCGCGTTGTCGATCGAACTCAAGAGCAGCGGTGCGCTACGCCTGCTGTTCACCGAGTGCACCGACCAGGGGCGGTTGCGTGGCCTGGCGCGCTGGAACGATTCGCTGCCCGGACCGCTGGACCTGGCCGCGCTGCCGGGTGCGGTGATGGCGATCACCATCGGTCACGCCGAGCGCGGCCAGCGCTACCAGGGCCTGGTGGAGCTCAACCAGCCGGAGCTGGCCGGGGCGCTGGAGAACTATTTCCGCCTGTCCGAACAGTTGCCCGCGCGCCTGCTGCTGGCGGCCGATGGTGAGCACGCGGTCGGATTGATGTTGCAGAAGCTTCCCGGCGAGGGTGGCCACGGCGCGGTCGAGGTCGAGGACGAGGACGCCTGGGATCGCGTACTGCACCTGACCGGCACGCTGGGCAGCGAGGAAATGCTGGCCATCGCGCCCGAGCAGTTGCTGTACCGCCTCTATCACGAGGAAACCGTGCGCATGTTCGAGCCGCGTCCCCTGGCGTTCGGCTGCAGTTGCTCGCGCGAGCGGGTCGAATCGATGCTGCGTTCGCTGGGACGCGACGAGGTCGAGGCCGCCCTGGCTGCGCGCGATGGCGAGATCGAGGTGATCTGCGAGTTCTGCGCGCAGCGCTACACGTTCGACCGCATCGATGCGGAGCACGTGCTGGTCGGCGGGGTGAGTGCCGATACGCCGACGACGTCGCAGTAG
- the mtgA gene encoding monofunctional biosynthetic peptidoglycan transglycosylase, whose protein sequence is MPPPRTALRRLLRPLAILAVSWLSLSWLVVLVLRFVPPWTSAVMMERRVDARVQGEHDFHLRQHWVAWDQVSPYVPLAMIAGEDQKFPFHHGFDLEQIQDALDDADDGRRLRGASTISQQVAKNLFLWNGRSFVRKGLEAYYTVLIELTWPKRRILEVYMNIAELGDGIYGVGAASEAYFHVPPARLGPAQAARLAAVLPSPRRLHADRPSAYVQRRTQWIQRQMQHLGGPGYLDADHPPRVGRGH, encoded by the coding sequence ATGCCACCACCGCGCACCGCCCTACGCCGCCTGCTGCGTCCGCTCGCCATCCTGGCGGTGTCTTGGCTGTCGCTGTCCTGGCTGGTGGTGCTGGTGTTGCGCTTCGTGCCGCCGTGGACGTCGGCGGTGATGATGGAGCGGCGCGTGGACGCCCGGGTCCAGGGCGAACACGACTTCCACCTGCGCCAGCACTGGGTGGCGTGGGACCAGGTATCGCCGTACGTACCCCTGGCGATGATCGCGGGCGAGGACCAGAAGTTCCCCTTCCACCACGGCTTCGACCTGGAACAGATCCAGGATGCACTCGACGACGCCGACGACGGCAGGCGCCTGCGTGGCGCCAGCACCATCAGCCAGCAGGTCGCCAAGAACCTGTTCCTGTGGAACGGGCGCAGCTTCGTGCGCAAGGGACTGGAGGCCTATTACACCGTGCTGATCGAGCTGACCTGGCCCAAGCGGCGCATCCTCGAGGTGTACATGAACATCGCGGAGCTGGGCGACGGCATCTACGGCGTGGGCGCGGCAAGCGAGGCGTACTTCCACGTGCCGCCGGCGCGGCTTGGCCCGGCGCAGGCGGCACGCCTGGCTGCCGTGCTGCCCAGTCCGCGCCGCCTGCACGCCGACCGCCCCAGCGCCTACGTCCAGCGCCGCACGCAATGGATCCAGCGACAGATGCAGCACCTGGGTGGCCCCGGCTACCTGGACGCCGACCATCCCCCGCGCGTGGGGCGAGGACACTGA
- a CDS encoding glycosyltransferase family 2 protein produces the protein MIELTVVVPAYNEAAVLDAFHQRLGAVLDTLALDSAVLYVDDGSTDGTWMTIEALLAADQRVRALKLSRNFGKEAALTAGLDHVTEGAAVVIDADLQDPPELIPELVARWREGFDVVYATRSARAGETRLKRLTAAGFYRAMERLSDTALPRDTGDFRLLSRRALDALSRLRERQRFMKGLFAWIGYRQTAVHYQRGSRHSGRTKWNYWRLTQLAIEGITSFSSAPLRLATWVGLGSSLLAFVYGLWVLTKALIWGDPVRGYPTLMLVILFLGGVQLLALGVIGEYLGRSYAESKQRPIYFVEEERPGHRPAH, from the coding sequence ATGATCGAACTGACCGTCGTCGTCCCCGCCTACAACGAGGCGGCCGTGCTCGATGCCTTCCACCAGCGCCTCGGCGCGGTGCTGGACACGCTGGCGCTGGACAGCGCCGTGCTCTACGTCGACGACGGCAGCACCGACGGCACCTGGATGACGATCGAGGCGCTGCTGGCCGCTGACCAGCGCGTGCGCGCGCTCAAGCTGTCGCGCAATTTTGGCAAGGAGGCTGCGCTCACGGCCGGCCTGGACCACGTCACCGAGGGTGCCGCCGTGGTGATCGATGCCGACCTGCAGGACCCGCCCGAGCTGATCCCCGAACTCGTCGCGCGGTGGCGCGAGGGGTTCGACGTGGTGTACGCCACGCGCAGCGCGCGCGCCGGCGAGACGCGATTGAAGCGCCTCACCGCGGCGGGCTTCTACCGCGCGATGGAACGGCTCTCCGACACTGCGCTCCCGCGCGATACCGGCGACTTCCGCCTGCTCTCGCGCCGCGCGCTGGACGCGCTGTCGAGGCTGCGCGAACGCCAGCGCTTCATGAAGGGCCTGTTCGCCTGGATCGGCTACCGCCAGACCGCCGTGCACTACCAGCGCGGATCCCGCCACAGCGGCCGTACCAAATGGAACTACTGGCGCCTGACCCAACTGGCCATCGAGGGCATCACCTCGTTCTCCAGTGCGCCGCTGCGGCTGGCTACCTGGGTTGGCCTGGGATCGTCGCTGCTGGCTTTCGTCTACGGCCTGTGGGTGCTGACCAAGGCGCTGATCTGGGGCGACCCGGTGCGCGGCTACCCGACGCTGATGCTGGTGATCCTGTTTCTCGGCGGCGTGCAGTTGCTGGCGCTGGGCGTGATCGGCGAATACCTGGGCCGCAGCTACGCCGAGAGCAAACAGCGCCCGATCTACTTCGTCGAAGAAGAGCGGCCGGGACACCGACCGGCGCATTGA
- a CDS encoding CBS domain-containing protein, which produces MHQVRHLLESKGNAVYAIPPEAPVLDAIRQMAERRVGALVVMKGDALAGIVSERDYARKVILQGRSSAQTAVADIMSDEPLTISPETDVFDCMRLCTERRVRHLPVVEDGRVVGVISIGDLVKAVIDAQAEQIEQLQRYITS; this is translated from the coding sequence ATGCACCAGGTCAGGCATCTGCTGGAAAGCAAAGGCAACGCCGTATACGCCATCCCGCCCGAGGCCCCCGTGCTGGACGCCATCCGGCAGATGGCCGAACGCCGGGTCGGCGCGCTGGTGGTGATGAAGGGAGATGCACTTGCCGGCATCGTCTCCGAACGGGACTACGCGCGGAAGGTGATCCTGCAGGGCCGCTCCTCCGCGCAGACCGCGGTCGCCGACATCATGAGTGACGAGCCGCTCACCATCTCGCCGGAAACCGACGTGTTCGACTGCATGCGCCTGTGCACCGAGCGTCGCGTGCGCCACCTGCCGGTGGTCGAGGATGGACGCGTGGTCGGCGTGATCTCCATCGGCGACCTGGTCAAGGCGGTGATCGACGCGCAGGCCGAGCAGATCGAGCAGTTGCAGCGCTACATCACCAGCTGA
- a CDS encoding NTP/NDP exchange transporter, producing MLSTLAFFLVMAGYYIIRPVRDQLGGAVGSQSLPLFYAVVFAVMLVLTPVFGWLVAHVSRRRLLAWSYSFFILCLVAFVPAFLVQERIGARLLGVVFYVWVSVFNLFVVSLFWSFMADIFESRQARRVFPLIALGGMGGAIFGPLLTRLLVHVLGVAPLLAVSAATLGLALVLLLRLAARDEQAADGRVDRGTGGSLWAGIRELWTRPFLRYMAMLMLLGDGIGTLAYALMADYAKAHFTDRVARTAFYNDLDLATNVLGALLQLTLTRWLLVRFGAGWGLVLPALVNVALLLMVAVGGTGDMWLFGLAVPVLAVMLVITRGFAYGMTKPAVDALYTRVPRETRYKGKNFVETAVWRFGDVLVTSGVSLLAWFGVGIGGMGLIGAGVATASAWVARRAGRAPDLARD from the coding sequence ATCCTTTCCACGTTGGCCTTCTTCCTGGTGATGGCCGGCTACTACATCATCCGGCCGGTGCGCGACCAACTGGGCGGCGCGGTCGGGTCGCAATCGCTGCCGCTGTTCTATGCGGTGGTCTTCGCGGTGATGCTGGTGCTGACGCCGGTATTCGGCTGGCTGGTGGCGCATGTTTCGCGCCGCCGGCTGCTCGCCTGGAGCTACAGCTTCTTCATCCTGTGCCTGGTTGCCTTCGTGCCGGCGTTCCTGGTGCAGGAACGGATCGGCGCGCGGCTGCTGGGCGTGGTGTTCTATGTCTGGGTCAGCGTGTTCAACCTGTTCGTGGTGTCGCTGTTCTGGAGTTTCATGGCGGACATCTTCGAGAGCCGGCAGGCACGACGGGTGTTTCCGCTGATTGCGCTGGGCGGCATGGGCGGGGCGATCTTCGGTCCCCTGCTGACCCGGCTGCTGGTCCACGTGCTCGGCGTGGCGCCGCTGCTGGCGGTGTCGGCGGCCACCCTGGGGCTGGCCCTGGTGCTGCTGCTGCGGCTGGCGGCCCGCGACGAGCAGGCTGCCGACGGCCGGGTGGACCGGGGCACGGGCGGTTCGCTGTGGGCCGGCATCCGCGAACTGTGGACGCGGCCGTTCCTGCGCTACATGGCCATGTTGATGCTGCTGGGGGACGGCATCGGCACGCTCGCCTATGCGTTGATGGCCGACTACGCCAAGGCGCATTTCACCGACCGGGTGGCACGCACCGCCTTCTACAACGACCTGGACCTGGCCACCAACGTGCTCGGCGCACTACTCCAGCTGACGCTGACGCGCTGGTTGCTGGTGCGCTTCGGTGCCGGTTGGGGCCTGGTGCTGCCGGCACTGGTCAACGTCGCCCTTCTGCTGATGGTCGCGGTGGGCGGCACCGGCGACATGTGGCTGTTTGGCCTGGCCGTGCCGGTGCTGGCCGTGATGCTGGTGATCACCCGCGGGTTCGCCTACGGCATGACCAAGCCGGCAGTCGATGCGCTGTACACCCGCGTGCCGCGCGAGACGCGCTACAAGGGCAAGAATTTCGTCGAGACCGCCGTGTGGCGCTTCGGCGACGTGCTGGTGACCAGCGGCGTGAGCCTGCTGGCGTGGTTCGGCGTGGGCATCGGCGGCATGGGTCTGATCGGTGCCGGCGTGGCGACGGCGTCGGCGTGGGTGGCGCGGCGCGCGGGGCGGGCTCCGGATCTGGCCAGGGACTGA
- a CDS encoding serine hydrolase domain-containing protein — protein sequence MQLRPLSLLVATLLGMAAAPAMAISTPALPPATASAGSSTTTQSLPPERMKATLEAYRQWLGKLDKRDAVAGLATAIVVDDKVVFEGTIGYANAADKEPVKPDTVFRLASLSKAFATGLAAILVQDGKLAWDTRLVNVLPFFKLKNMPDTQRATVADILGQRLGLPRNTYDNMLEDDVPYEELVRKLDQVDMTCGVGQCYGYQNVAFSLIGDVVYAMTGNFFYKLVDRRIFLPLGMSTASYGRAALESSKSWARPHRRTRRGWVPFEPKENYYRVAPAAGVNASLRDMEKWLIAQMGGRPDVLSPSTLDVLHTPGVRTPTELHSTAWRNGRITTASYALGWRVFTYGGETLVYHAGAVEGYRTMIGFFPKYRTGVVTMWNAGVPTPSGLMPMVFDSLLGLPHVDWAGLEKSVPDRPRRTRTGRHRRH from the coding sequence ATGCAGCTTCGTCCGCTTTCCCTGCTGGTCGCCACCCTCCTCGGCATGGCAGCCGCTCCCGCAATGGCTATCTCAACGCCAGCCCTGCCCCCCGCCACCGCTTCGGCCGGTTCCTCCACGACCACGCAGTCGCTCCCGCCCGAGCGCATGAAGGCGACGCTGGAGGCCTACAGGCAATGGCTCGGCAAGCTCGACAAGCGCGACGCCGTCGCCGGCCTGGCAACGGCGATCGTGGTCGACGACAAGGTGGTGTTCGAGGGCACCATCGGTTACGCCAATGCGGCCGACAAGGAACCGGTCAAGCCGGACACCGTCTTCCGCCTCGCCTCGCTGTCCAAGGCCTTCGCCACCGGCCTCGCCGCAATCCTGGTCCAGGACGGCAAACTGGCCTGGGACACGCGACTGGTCAACGTGCTGCCGTTCTTCAAGCTCAAGAACATGCCGGACACCCAGCGCGCCACCGTCGCCGACATCCTCGGCCAGCGCCTGGGGCTTCCGCGCAATACCTACGACAACATGCTCGAGGATGACGTCCCCTACGAGGAGCTGGTGCGCAAGCTCGACCAGGTCGACATGACCTGCGGCGTGGGCCAGTGCTACGGCTACCAGAACGTCGCCTTCAGCCTGATCGGCGACGTGGTGTATGCCATGACCGGCAACTTCTTCTACAAGCTGGTCGATCGGCGGATCTTCCTGCCGCTGGGCATGTCCACCGCCAGCTACGGTCGCGCCGCACTCGAATCGAGCAAGAGCTGGGCGCGACCGCACCGGCGCACGCGGCGTGGCTGGGTGCCGTTCGAACCGAAGGAAAACTACTACCGCGTGGCGCCGGCCGCCGGCGTCAACGCTAGCCTGCGCGACATGGAGAAGTGGCTGATCGCGCAGATGGGCGGTCGCCCCGACGTACTCTCGCCCTCGACGCTGGACGTGCTGCACACGCCAGGCGTGCGCACCCCGACCGAGCTCCATTCCACGGCGTGGCGCAACGGCCGCATTACTACCGCCTCCTACGCACTGGGCTGGCGCGTGTTCACCTACGGGGGCGAGACGCTGGTCTATCACGCCGGCGCGGTGGAGGGTTACCGCACCATGATCGGCTTCTTCCCCAAATACCGCACCGGCGTGGTGACGATGTGGAATGCCGGCGTACCCACGCCGTCGGGCCTGATGCCGATGGTGTTCGACAGCCTGCTCGGCCTGCCGCACGTGGATTGGGCAGGGCTGGAAAAAAGCGTTCCCGATCGCCCGCGCAGAACGCGCACGGGACGTCACCGCCGCCATTGA
- a CDS encoding energy transducer TonB — MIAVIAIFVLLAVASWFLILQPHQELVMQDGGGHPSTPVSTDRIAVVPPANVEAMDVNQLLAEARKAMNDHRVLAPAGNNAFEFYLKALEKQPGNPVATDALRETFPFAASGAEQAINGRDFAEAQREIDLLAKADPANYTLTILRSKLDAQRKLLDKEQQQALEQQRQQQLAADKAAADKAAADKLADQQKAQPSEQKAQTEVAAANAPATAEPAAPVPQQIVTTDPVMTKYVQPRFPTQAQRTRTQGWVLVGYTVDTEGNVSGAQVVDAQPRHLFDREAINAVERWKYKPATRNGTPVEAKLQKKIEFKL, encoded by the coding sequence TTGATTGCCGTTATCGCCATTTTCGTCCTGCTGGCCGTGGCCAGCTGGTTCCTGATCCTGCAGCCGCATCAGGAACTGGTCATGCAGGATGGCGGCGGGCACCCGTCCACCCCGGTCTCGACCGACAGGATCGCCGTTGTGCCGCCCGCCAACGTCGAGGCGATGGACGTGAACCAGCTGCTCGCCGAGGCACGCAAGGCGATGAACGACCATCGCGTGCTGGCGCCGGCCGGCAACAACGCCTTCGAGTTCTACCTGAAGGCGCTGGAAAAGCAGCCGGGCAACCCGGTCGCCACCGATGCGCTTCGCGAAACCTTCCCGTTCGCGGCCAGCGGCGCCGAACAGGCGATCAACGGGCGCGACTTTGCCGAGGCGCAGCGTGAGATCGACCTGCTGGCCAAGGCCGACCCGGCCAATTACACGCTGACCATCCTGCGCTCCAAGCTCGATGCCCAGCGCAAGCTGCTGGACAAGGAGCAACAGCAGGCGCTCGAACAGCAGCGCCAGCAGCAACTGGCTGCCGACAAGGCGGCGGCGGACAAGGCGGCGGCCGACAAGCTGGCGGACCAGCAGAAGGCGCAGCCGTCCGAACAGAAGGCGCAGACCGAGGTCGCCGCAGCCAATGCGCCTGCCACCGCCGAGCCCGCGGCACCGGTGCCGCAGCAGATCGTGACCACCGATCCGGTGATGACCAAGTACGTGCAGCCGCGCTTCCCGACCCAGGCGCAGCGTACCCGCACGCAGGGCTGGGTGTTGGTGGGCTACACGGTCGATACCGAGGGCAATGTCAGCGGCGCGCAGGTCGTCGACGCGCAACCGCGGCATCTGTTCGACCGCGAGGCGATCAACGCGGTCGAGCGCTGGAAGTACAAGCCGGCCACGCGCAATGGCACGCCGGTGGAAGCCAAGCTCCAGAAGAAGATCGAGTTCAAGCTCTGA
- the metJ gene encoding met regulon transcriptional regulator MetJ: MAASKFITPYVDHGEKAGAVRKITVSIPLHVLRLLSDERTRRQVNNLRHATNSDLLVEAFLHAFTGQPLPTDEELRRMATAKKTTAKKPAAKKAPAKKTAVKKATAKKPVAKKPATKKVAAKKAAPKKAAAKKPAAAKKAAVKKVAVKKVAAKKAAPKKAAPAKVVKATKTAKAKK, translated from the coding sequence ATGGCAGCATCGAAGTTCATAACGCCGTATGTCGATCACGGCGAGAAGGCCGGCGCGGTGCGCAAGATCACCGTGTCGATCCCGCTGCATGTCTTGCGTCTGCTTTCCGACGAGCGCACGCGCCGTCAGGTCAACAACCTTCGGCACGCCACCAACAGCGACCTGCTGGTGGAGGCGTTCCTGCACGCTTTTACTGGGCAACCACTGCCAACTGATGAGGAGCTGAGACGAATGGCCACTGCCAAGAAAACCACCGCGAAGAAACCGGCCGCCAAGAAGGCGCCCGCCAAGAAGACTGCCGTGAAGAAGGCCACCGCGAAGAAGCCGGTTGCCAAGAAGCCGGCAACCAAGAAGGTCGCCGCCAAGAAGGCTGCGCCGAAGAAGGCTGCCGCCAAGAAGCCGGCCGCCGCCAAGAAGGCTGCTGTCAAGAAGGTCGCCGTCAAGAAGGTCGCCGCCAAGAAGGCGGCTCCGAAGAAGGCTGCGCCGGCCAAGGTGGTCAAGGCCACCAAGACCGCCAAGGCCAAGAAGTAA
- the gcvH gene encoding glycine cleavage system protein GcvH, whose product MSEIPGDLKFLKSHEWARVEDNGVVRVGISDHAQGQLGDLVYVELPEIGASVQAGTGVAVVESVKAASDIYSPVSGEIVEVNELLNDKPETINEDAFGDGWIFAVRISDRAELDELLDADAYAEQIENEDH is encoded by the coding sequence ATGAGCGAGATTCCCGGCGACCTGAAGTTCCTCAAATCCCACGAGTGGGCCCGCGTCGAAGACAACGGCGTGGTGCGCGTGGGCATCTCCGACCATGCGCAGGGCCAGCTCGGCGACCTGGTGTACGTGGAACTGCCCGAGATCGGTGCCAGCGTGCAGGCCGGTACCGGCGTGGCGGTGGTCGAGTCGGTGAAGGCCGCTTCGGACATCTATTCGCCCGTGTCCGGCGAGATCGTCGAGGTCAACGAGCTGCTCAACGACAAGCCCGAGACGATCAACGAAGACGCCTTCGGCGACGGCTGGATCTTCGCCGTGCGCATCTCGGATCGTGCGGAGCTTGACGAGCTGCTCGATGCCGATGCGTACGCCGAGCAGATCGAGAACGAAGACCACTGA
- the gcvT gene encoding glycine cleavage system aminomethyltransferase GcvT: protein MTEKTVLNETHRASGARMVDFGGWDMPINYGSQIEEHHAVRRDAGMFDVSHMTVVDLHGPRTREFLRHLLANDVDKLKVQGKALYSCMLNEQGGVIDDLIAYFFDEAHFRLVVNAATRAKDLAWIEQQARAFGVEVKERPDFAMIAVQGPNARARVIGLLHEVDRPRIEKLGRFAAAAAQGPHGMPLFIARTGYTGEDGFEIIVPNGQAVALWQALADAGVKPAGLGARDTLRLEAGMNLYGQDMDETVSPWEANLGWTIALDEGRDFIGRKALEAQKAAGVSRLMVGLVLDEKGVLRHGQKVLTANGEGEILSGSFAPTLDKAVAFARIPAGEPGDVRVDIRGREVPVRVVKYPFVRDGKPREGI from the coding sequence ATGACCGAGAAGACCGTACTCAACGAGACCCACCGCGCGTCGGGTGCACGCATGGTCGACTTCGGCGGCTGGGACATGCCGATCAACTACGGCTCGCAGATCGAGGAGCACCACGCCGTCCGTCGCGATGCCGGCATGTTCGATGTCTCGCACATGACCGTGGTCGACCTGCACGGTCCGCGCACGCGCGAATTCCTGCGCCACCTGCTGGCCAACGACGTCGACAAGCTCAAGGTGCAGGGCAAGGCGCTGTACTCGTGCATGCTCAACGAGCAGGGCGGCGTGATCGACGACCTGATCGCGTATTTCTTCGACGAGGCGCACTTCCGCCTGGTGGTGAACGCCGCCACGCGCGCCAAGGACCTGGCCTGGATCGAACAGCAGGCCAGGGCCTTCGGCGTGGAAGTGAAGGAGCGCCCCGACTTCGCGATGATCGCGGTGCAGGGGCCCAACGCGCGTGCCAGGGTGATCGGCCTGCTGCACGAGGTCGACCGTCCGCGCATCGAGAAGCTCGGCCGCTTCGCCGCCGCCGCCGCGCAGGGCCCGCACGGCATGCCGCTGTTCATCGCGCGCACCGGCTACACCGGTGAAGACGGCTTCGAGATCATCGTGCCCAACGGGCAGGCGGTCGCCCTGTGGCAGGCGCTGGCCGACGCGGGCGTCAAGCCGGCCGGCCTGGGCGCGCGCGACACGCTGCGCCTGGAGGCGGGGATGAACCTCTACGGCCAGGACATGGACGAGACGGTGTCGCCGTGGGAGGCCAACCTGGGCTGGACGATCGCGCTGGACGAGGGGCGCGACTTCATCGGCCGCAAGGCGCTGGAGGCACAGAAGGCCGCCGGCGTATCGCGGCTGATGGTCGGTCTGGTGCTCGACGAGAAGGGCGTGTTGCGGCACGGGCAGAAGGTGCTCACCGCCAACGGCGAGGGCGAGATCCTCTCCGGCAGCTTCGCGCCGACGCTGGACAAGGCGGTGGCCTTCGCGCGCATCCCGGCCGGCGAGCCGGGCGACGTGCGGGTGGACATCCGCGGCCGCGAGGTACCGGTGCGCGTGGTGAAGTATCCGTTCGTGCGTGACGGCAAGCCCCGCGAAGGCATCTGA
- a CDS encoding alpha-ketoglutarate-dependent dioxygenase AlkB family protein, with protein sequence MGWQPLALAGADLVLWTDWLSRAEADALLAELLETVPWETHVIRMFGREVASPRLSCWIGDPGASYVYSRTRFDPHPWPSALAALRPRMEQACGSAFNSVLANLYRDGNDAMGWHSDDETELGPAPVIASLSLGAPRRFVFRPKAPRGSVALELALPHGSLLRMAGETQRLYQHALPRMARVEAPRINLTFRRIL encoded by the coding sequence GTGGGCTGGCAGCCGCTCGCGCTGGCCGGTGCGGACCTCGTGCTCTGGACGGACTGGTTGTCGCGCGCCGAGGCCGACGCGCTTCTTGCGGAGCTGCTCGAAACCGTTCCCTGGGAAACGCACGTCATCCGGATGTTCGGCCGTGAGGTCGCCTCGCCGCGGCTGAGTTGCTGGATCGGCGATCCGGGTGCGAGCTATGTCTACTCGCGCACGCGCTTCGATCCGCATCCGTGGCCATCGGCGCTGGCCGCGCTTCGCCCGCGCATGGAGCAGGCCTGCGGCAGCGCCTTCAACAGCGTGTTGGCCAACCTCTACCGCGACGGCAATGACGCGATGGGCTGGCACAGTGACGACGAGACGGAGCTGGGTCCTGCACCCGTGATTGCCTCGCTGAGCCTCGGCGCGCCTCGCCGCTTCGTGTTCAGGCCCAAGGCACCGCGCGGGTCCGTGGCGCTGGAACTGGCATTGCCACATGGCAGCCTGCTGCGCATGGCCGGCGAAACGCAGCGCCTGTACCAGCACGCGCTGCCGCGCATGGCGCGAGTGGAGGCGCCGCGCATCAACCTGACCTTCCGGCGGATCCTGTAG
- a CDS encoding amidase, whose product MNSTPPIADIDLRRASVCQLLHWLAVGRVQPQALADAYQSAIERINPELNAFVDLRPGLMQEQARTATHRRRDGVLGRLDGIPIALKDNFDMAGWPTRAGLPGRGQPVQDDSHVVARLRASGAVLVGKTNMDEAALGAATDNPHFGPTQNPYKPGYSAGGSSGGAAAAVAAGLAAAAVGSDSLGSIRIPASYCGVYALKPTHGEISTRGMLPAARRLDAVGLLARSANDLTVLLQVLAGYDADDARSRRRRVAFSPPDWEPGNLRAGLLPDLAALGVDPEVIEVFEAALARLPRELGERRTVDFSDWNFARTRRAGLLLMEAEMLGTFAGDLADTAHPVSPRLREMLDYAARKSAADYAIADRVLDAATLKMRRLFAQIDVLVLPTTPQGAFRLGGPAPDSAADLTSFASLAGCPAVSIPMGALPDGRPIGLQFVGARGSDLRLLELAAVCASTLDVEPTYPAIA is encoded by the coding sequence ATGAATTCGACTCCGCCGATCGCCGACATCGACCTGCGCCGCGCCAGCGTGTGCCAGCTCCTGCACTGGCTGGCGGTAGGGCGCGTGCAGCCGCAGGCGCTGGCCGACGCCTATCAGTCGGCGATCGAGCGTATCAACCCCGAACTCAATGCCTTCGTCGACCTGCGCCCCGGGCTGATGCAGGAACAGGCGCGTACCGCGACGCACCGCCGGCGCGATGGCGTGCTCGGCCGGCTCGACGGCATCCCGATCGCGCTGAAGGACAACTTCGACATGGCCGGCTGGCCGACCCGCGCCGGCCTGCCAGGGCGCGGGCAGCCGGTGCAGGACGATTCCCACGTGGTTGCGCGCCTGCGTGCCTCCGGCGCGGTGCTGGTGGGCAAGACCAACATGGACGAGGCGGCGCTGGGCGCGGCCACCGACAATCCGCACTTCGGCCCGACCCAGAACCCGTACAAGCCCGGCTACAGCGCGGGCGGCTCCTCCGGCGGCGCGGCCGCGGCGGTGGCGGCCGGGCTTGCCGCGGCGGCGGTGGGATCGGACAGCCTGGGCTCGATCCGCATCCCGGCGAGCTACTGCGGCGTGTATGCGCTCAAGCCCACGCACGGCGAGATTTCCACCCGCGGCATGCTGCCGGCGGCGCGACGGCTGGATGCAGTTGGCCTGCTCGCCCGCAGCGCCAACGACCTGACCGTGCTGCTGCAGGTGCTGGCCGGCTACGACGCCGACGACGCACGCTCGCGCCGCCGCCGCGTGGCCTTTTCGCCGCCGGACTGGGAGCCGGGCAACCTGCGTGCCGGCCTGCTGCCGGACCTGGCGGCGTTGGGTGTCGATCCGGAGGTGATCGAAGTGTTCGAGGCGGCGCTGGCTCGCCTGCCGCGCGAGCTCGGCGAGCGGCGCACGGTGGACTTTTCCGACTGGAACTTCGCGCGCACCCGCCGCGCCGGCCTGTTGCTGATGGAAGCGGAGATGCTCGGCACCTTCGCCGGGGACCTGGCCGACACCGCGCATCCGGTCTCGCCGCGCCTGCGCGAGATGCTCGACTACGCCGCGCGCAAGAGCGCCGCCGACTACGCCATCGCCGACCGCGTGCTCGACGCGGCCACGCTCAAGATGCGCCGCCTGTTCGCGCAGATCGACGTCCTGGTGTTGCCGACCACGCCGCAGGGCGCGTTCCGGCTGGGCGGTCCGGCGCCCGACTCGGCGGCCGACCTCACCAGTTTCGCCAGCCTTGCCGGCTGCCCGGCGGTGAGTATCCCGATGGGTGCGCTGCCGGATGGCCGACCGATCGGCCTGCAGTTCGTCGGTGCACGCGGTTCGGACCTGCGGCTGCTGGAACTGGCCGCGGTGTGCGCCTCGACGCTGGACGTGGAGCCGACCTACCCGGCGATCGCCTGA